One Portunus trituberculatus isolate SZX2019 chromosome 45, ASM1759143v1, whole genome shotgun sequence DNA segment encodes these proteins:
- the LOC123519510 gene encoding protein O-linked-mannose beta-1,2-N-acetylglucosaminyltransferase 1-like, with the protein MLLGWRPVVACLVWRLLCWGAVQARVFSGDVVSAEDGASVGVSCLQEECDWRGWSDFSSFKKVPVFHPGEQDGLVMTVLHETTGVVLLRKTFRTWHIYSHALDLVWWVGRLRAGRVVVLVVRGSGTYGLGDAIPALTDLGSLLARHAPPSALLAWAFIVGGRTLLETMSPYHRPSNTSLHAHFLLPAAPILPVLPGGLVPVSQERVCDSQAALGPLCDPVAPLVMTLSLVEDGQKEEGKGKVGVVVCAGGRFQYLAHTLVKLLHNRGLAPHHVIVVFSGLPTPEVLTFLELLHLRHSVVDVPLEVPSINHRLFKFYREAWRVGVVTFPDVLYLAFLDEDVEVSPDWLSLLLHLAPALTLDSSLWCVTGSGSPHPAQYRDPRRVIRAGRQPGWGYLLLAAEARSVVGTWPDAAQTLLYDTFLMKTVGRGRECVFPMLARSRHYGVGVNTEPEIHHFYFLGLPLHDGSPAVLPPPETLTQQQYDSQMWARLRVAVPVTRNPCAPGFLRAPDDGPPTDLVFFFFMDNLKNSLEWAMLGECVGAWPYSTQAMHRGTVELPQAWGGSMWLVGVPASPYHTLRPPAVPTWRPVTDRQLEEHDQYFSSLRPRPNLTARTMDAALSHLFLSASLPKDDKPGPSLAATDIPPSDGTSDATPMDAPNNTVSTVTTPSPYANDLTAITTPSDSAGDLSALSSTPTRSSPLLESLPAAVLEGTTEPVSPPHNNKTDMYVENSEFNSTTPTST; encoded by the coding sequence GGTGTTCTCCGGGGACGTAGTCTCGGCCGAGGATGGCGCGTCTGTGGGTGTGTCGTGCCTGCAGGAGGAGTGCGACTGGCGGGGCTGGAGTGACTTCAGTTCGTTTAAGAAAGTGCCGGTATTTCATCCCGGAGAGCAGGATGGCCTGGTGATGACCGTCCTGCACGAGACCACGGGTGTTGTCCTGCTGAGGAAGACATTCCGCACGTGGCACATCTACAGCCACGCCCTTGAcctggtgtggtgggtggggaggctgCGGGCAGGGcgagtggtggtgctagtagtgcGGGGGTCGGGAACATACGGGTTGGGGGACGCAATTCCGGCCCTCACTGATTTAGGTTCTCTGTTGGCTCGCCACGCCCCGCCAAGCGCTCTTCTGGCGTGGGCGTTTATTGTGGGCGGGCGTACCCTATTAGAGACTATGAGTCCTTACCATCGGCCCTCTAACACCAGCCTCCACGCCCACTTCCTGCTGCCCGCCGCCCCCATCCTGCCAGTGTTACCTGGTGGCCTCGTCCCTGTCTCGCAGGAACGTGTCTGTGACTCTCAAGCAGCCTTGGGGCCATTGTGTGATCCTGTGGCTCCTCTAGTCATGACGCTGTCATTGGTGGAAGATGgtcagaaagaggaggggaaaggaaaggtaggagtggtggtgtgtgccgGTGGGAGGTTCCAGTACCTTGCCCACACCCTCGTCAAACTCCTGCACAACCGTGGCCTCGCCCCGCATCATGTCATTGTGGTGTTCAGTGGATTGCCAACCCCCGAGGTGCTCACGTTCCTGGAGTTGCTACATCTCAGACACAGCGTGGTGGACGTGCCTTTGGAAGTGCCGTCGATCAATCATCGTTTGTTTAAGTTTTATCGCGAGGCGTGGCGCGTAGGGGTGGTCACTTTCCCTGATGTTCTTTATTTGGCCTTCCTGGACGAGGACGTGGAAGTGTCTCCAGATTGGctgtcactgctgctgcacctggcCCCAGCCCTAACCCTAGACTCCTCCTTGTGGTGTGTGACTGGATCTGGCTCCCCACATCCCGCCCAGTACCGCGATCCTCGCCGAGTGATACGCGCGGGGCGTCAGCCTGGCTGGGGCTATCTATTGCTGGCAGCAGAGGCACGGTCAGTGGTGGGGACGTGGCCGGACGCAGCCCAGACACTTCTGTATGACACCTTCCTGATGAAGACAGTCGGGCGAGGGCGGGAGTGTGTGTTCCCCATGCTGGCTCGCTCCCGCCACTACGGCGTGGGCGTCAACACGGAGCCAGAGATCCATCACTTTTACTTTCTGGGGCTTCCGCTGCACGATGGCTCCCCAGCTGTCTTGCCCCCACCCGAAACCCTCACCCAGCAGCAGTACGACAGCCAGATGTGGGCACGCTTGCGGGTGGCGGTGCCCGTCACCAGGAACCCCTGCGCCCCGGGTTTCCTCCGTGCCCCTGATGATGGCCCACCAACAGActtggtgtttttcttcttcatggaTAATCTGAAGAACTCACTTGAGTGGGCCATGCTGGGGGAGTGTGTGGGCGCCTGGCCTTACTCCACCCAGGCCATGCACCGCGGAACTGTGGAGCTGCCACAGGCCTGGGGCGGCTCAATGTGGCTGGTTGGGGTGCCGGCCTCCCCCTATCACACTCTGAGGCCCCCTGCCGTGCCCACGTGGCGTCCCGTCACGGACAGGCAGCTGGAAGAGCACGACCAGTACTTTTCGTCCTTGAGGCCTCGTCCGAACCTCACCGCCAGGACCATGGACGCCGCCCTCTCGCACCTCTTCCTCTCGGCCTCCCTGCCCAAGGACGATAAACCAGGGCCCAGCTTAGCGGCAACAGACATCCCTCCCAGTGACGGAACATCGGACGCTACACCAATGGATGCCCCCAATAACACAGTCTCCACTGTAACGACACCGAGCCCCTATGCTAATGACTTGACAGCTATTACGACACCATCAGACTCCGCTGGCGACCTCTCAGCACTCAGCTCGACACCAACACGTTCCTCGCCGCTGCTGGAGTCATTGCCTGCTGCTGTCTTGGAAGGAACCACCGAGCCTGTCAGTCCTCCTCACAATAATAAGACTGACATGTATGTAGAAAATAGCGAATTTAACAGTACAACACCCACAAGTACctga